From Rhinatrema bivittatum chromosome 5, aRhiBiv1.1, whole genome shotgun sequence, the proteins below share one genomic window:
- the LOC115091619 gene encoding olfactory receptor 52K1-like, with protein sequence MTAEKWNQTINFSHTEFILLGFPGVSEYRQLLSIPFLSLYLVSMLGNSLLIYVIWREESLHFPMFVLMSALSTVHICNLTNIIPRMLLGLIFNLNLISLPACLIQMFINYCGVILESSILVVMAIDRYVAICKPLRYADIMNKTLLVQLAVAVVVLSVCIASYTVLRNSQAQFCGSNIIHHYVCENMALMLLACSGISKNNLVGMTLSTMFVCINISFILFSYVKILHAALKIAPGSIRHKALQTCGTQLIIIALTYISNLLSSAMYRAGKSVSQDIQNLFSVAYVILPATADPIIYGVRVKEIRECIRKLLKVNVVFL encoded by the coding sequence ATGACAGCAGAGAAATGGAATCAGACCATCAACTTCTCCCACACAGAGTTCATCCTGCTGGGGTTTCCTGGGGTCTCAGAGTACAGACAGCTCCTGTCAATTCCCTTTCTAAGCCTCTATTTGGTGAGCATGCTGGGGAACAGCCTGCTGATCTATGTCATATGGCGAGAAGAGAGTCTGCACTTCCCTATGTTTGTACTCATGTCTGCGCTCTCTACCGTTCACATATGCAACCTGACTAATATCATTCCCAGAATGCTACTGGGGCTCATATTCAATCTGAACCTGATTTCTTTACCTGCTTGCCTGATCCAGATGTTCATTAATTACTGTGGGGTTATCCTGGAGTCCAGTATACTCGTAGTAATGGCAATAGACAGATACGTTGCCATTTGCAAACCATTACGTTATGCAGATATTATGAACAAGACTTTGTTGGTTCAGTTAGCTGTAGCTGTGGTAGTACTCAGTGTGTGTATTGCTTCCTATACAGTGCTCAGAAATTCGCAGGCGCAGTTCTGTGGGTCCAATATCATTCATCATTATGTCTGTGAAAACATGGCACTCATGCTCCTGGCTTGTAGTGGCATATCCAAAAACAATTTAGTAGGAATGACATTATCAACCATGTTTGTGTGTATCAACattagtttcattttattttcctatGTGAAGATTCTCCATGCAGCACTGAAGATCGCCCCAGGGTCCATTCGTCACAAGGCTCTGCAAACCTGTGGAACTCAGCTGATAATCATTGCACTGACTTACATTTCTAACCTGTTATCATCAGCCATGTACAGAGCTGGGAAGTCTGTCTCGCAGGACATCCAAAACCTTTTCTCAGTAGCCTACGTAATACTCCCAGCTACAGCAGACCCCATAATATATGGTGTAAGAGTTAAAGAGATCAGGGAATGCATTAGGAAATTATTGAAAGTAAATGTTGTGTTTCTCTGA